One window of the Zea mays cultivar B73 chromosome 3, Zm-B73-REFERENCE-NAM-5.0, whole genome shotgun sequence genome contains the following:
- the LOC100280687 gene encoding early nodulin-like protein 3 precursor, producing the protein MGASEVWSPVPAWLAIAVGLAAVVSSSEAHVFYAGGRDGWVLDPTESYNHWAGRSRFQVNDTIVFTHEEGVDSVLLVTEQDFDTCNTRNPVRRLQAVGSSGSSERSVFKLDRSGPFFFISSDEERCQKGQKLYIIVMAVRRSTTPAAPAPDAAFPPAASPVPDSAFPPAPSPVWASAPDNAHAPPPTAGASRLDDGAIIGSVLGVIGALVLCTVY; encoded by the exons ATGGGGGCTTCTGAGGTGTGGTCACCGGTGCCGGCCTGGCTGGCGATCGCCGTCGGCTTGGCGGCCGTGGTTTCCTCGTCGGAGGCTCACGTCTTCTACGCCGGtggccgcgacggctgggtccttGACCCCACCGAGAGCTACAACCATTGGGCCGGGCGCAGCCGGTTCCAAGTGAACGACACCATCG TGTTCACGCACGAGGAGGGCGTCGACTCTGTGCTGCTGGTGACGGAGCAGGACTTCGACACGTGCAACACGCGCAACCCGGTCCGGCGGCTCCAGGCCGTCGGCAGCAGCGGCAGTTCGGAGCGTTCGGTGTTCAAGCTCGACCGGTCCGGCCCGTTCTTCTTCATCAGCAGCGACGAGGAACGGTGCCAAAAGGGCCAGAAGCTGTACATAATCGTGATGGCGGTTCGccggtcgacgacgccggcggcaCCGGCACCCGACGCGGCGTTCCCGCCGGCGGCTTCACCGGTACCCGATTCGGCGTTCCCGCCGGCGCCTTCACCGGTGTGGGCCTCGGCGCCCGACAACGCGCACGCTCCACCACCGACGGCGGGTGCGTCACGTTTGGACGACGGAGCGATCATCGGCTCTGTGCTTGGGGTTATAGGAGCTTTGGTGCTCTGTACCGTGTACTAG
- the LOC100217080 gene encoding uncharacterized protein LOC100217080, translated as MVPDPPSPLQRNKQPAKQMSKSSSHRPSKSSTPSHAPGRLTLSLTSPFASPLLLLLTAAAAAAVFLYSLTAARSYGARGEAPPLSSPTVETMERARAIWELPAAGPARAVLFVAHGCRCRPENFWPPSPRCPGCVGLPEDVAITDRALRRRFAVLAVASAGECWSPGKEVDVAKRVIRSWAAKNGLEGLPVVALGASSGGYFVSRLAAKMSLAAVVIMIAEGAFGSSAGALPAVYPPAMFIHMPKDKRRAVLVDKNSKMLMKNGVEVKELQSLELPLTPTLLSERIPGLDRGLSERIWTVFREEAFVDDKGYMKEDGRETPWKDALVKRGLWEEVSALADHIQEELNLAYGYHEMTSLHADEMFDWVDKHLR; from the coding sequence ATGGTACCCGATCCCCCCTCCCCGCTGCAGAGAAACAAGCAGCCGGCAAAGCAGATGAGCAAGTCCTCCTCGCATCGGCCGAGCAAGTCATCGACACCATCCCACGCTCCGGGACGGTTAACTCTGAGTCTGACCAGCCCCTTCGCGTCGCCGCTGCTTCTCTTACttacggccgccgccgccgccgctgtgtTCCTCTACTCCCTGACCGCCGCCCGCTCgtacggggcccgcggggaggctcctccgctctcctccccgacggtggAGACCATGGAGAGAGCGCGCGCCATCTGGGAGCTACCCGCCGCGGGGCCGGCCAGGGcggtcctcttcgtcgcccacggCTGCCGCTGCCGCCCGGAGAACTTCTGGCCGCCGTCCCCGCGCTGCCCGGGGTGCGTCGGCCTGCCAGAGGACGTCGCCATCACGGACCGCGCGCTGCGGAGGCGGTTCGCGGTGCTGGCCGTCGCGAGCGCCGGGGAGTGCTGGTCGCCGGGGAAGGAGGTCGACGTCGCCAAGCGGGTGATCCGGTCCTGGGCCGCCAAGAACGGGCTCGAAGGCCTGCCGGTAGTCGCCCTCGGCGCTTCGTCCGGCGGGTACTTCGTGTCCAGGCTGgcggccaagatgagcctcgccgccGTCGTGATTATGATCGCCGAGGGCGCGTTCGGCAGCTCAGCTGGCGCGCTTCCGGCGGTTTACCCTCCCGCGATGTTCATCCACATGCCGAAAGATAAGCGGAGGGCAGTGCTGGTGGATAAGAATTCCAAGATGCTGATGAAGAATGGCGTTGAGGTGAAGGAGCTCCAGAGCCTCGAGCTCCCTTTGACGCCTACTCTGCTTTCCGAGAGGATACCTGGGCTGGACCGCGGGCTATCAGAAAGGATCTGGACAGTGTTCAGGGAAGAAGCTTTCGTTGATGACAAAGGATACATGAAAGAGGATGGCCGGGAAACGCCATGGAAGGATGCATTGGTCAAGAGGGGCCTCTGGGAAGAGGTGTCTGCGTTGGCTGATCACATCCAGGAAGAGCTAAATCTTGCTTATGGATACCACGAGATGACGAGCTTACACGCTGATGAGATGTTTGATTGGGTTGACAAGCACTTGAGATGA